A single window of Agromyces aureus DNA harbors:
- a CDS encoding GAP family protein, which translates to MDLDLLSGAALTGPALLGALAVLALVDSTSFGTLLIPIWLMLVPGRLRRSRILLYLATVAGFYLLVGLVLLTIASVALPQLMELASTTPFLWAQLVVGAGLLIASFFVGGKRRREQAGPGRLARWRERAVTDAAGERSSVLPLMGLAVAAAAVEAASMLPYLIGIGLLSSSDLDAPSRVLVLVGYCVVMVLPALVLLAIRSVASRAIESGLARISGWLERNAAETTAWIVGILGFLLARAAALELGLFDAIG; encoded by the coding sequence GTGGACCTCGACCTGCTCTCCGGAGCCGCCCTCACCGGCCCGGCCCTCCTCGGTGCGCTGGCCGTGCTCGCCCTCGTCGATTCGACGAGCTTCGGCACGCTGCTGATCCCGATCTGGCTGATGCTCGTGCCGGGGCGACTGCGCCGCAGCCGCATCCTGCTCTACCTGGCGACCGTCGCGGGGTTCTACCTGCTCGTGGGGCTCGTGCTGCTCACGATTGCGAGCGTCGCGCTGCCGCAGCTCATGGAGCTCGCCTCGACGACCCCGTTCCTCTGGGCGCAGCTCGTGGTCGGTGCGGGGCTGCTCATCGCCTCCTTCTTCGTGGGCGGCAAGCGGCGGCGCGAGCAGGCCGGACCGGGCCGGCTCGCGAGGTGGAGGGAACGGGCGGTGACGGATGCCGCGGGCGAGCGCTCGAGCGTGCTCCCGCTCATGGGGCTCGCCGTCGCCGCGGCCGCCGTCGAGGCGGCCTCGATGCTGCCGTACCTGATCGGCATCGGACTGCTCTCGTCGTCCGACCTGGATGCCCCGAGCCGTGTCCTCGTGCTCGTCGGCTATTGCGTCGTGATGGTGCTGCCCGCGCTCGTGCTGCTCGCAATCCGTTCGGTCGCGAGCCGTGCGATCGAGTCGGGGCTGGCCCGCATCAGCGGCTGGCTCGAGCGCAATGCAGCCGAGACCACCGCGTGGATCGTCGGCATCCTCGGGTTCCTGCTCGCCCGTGCCGCGGCGCTCGAGCTCGGCCTGTTCGACGCGATCGGCTGA
- a CDS encoding FAD-dependent monooxygenase, with protein MAPSAPADASADLSTDVLSTDVLIVGAGPSGLMLAVCLARLGVDAIVVDGKAGPTRESRALVVQARSMELYDQLGLVDRVLANRSPATTFIPGAGRRELGRIDLALAGRDVTPYSEITVFEQSANERLLIEALGELGREVRWQHRLERLLIEPPAPEQGRPAASVLATLATRSTGADVGDGTVTVRARYCVGADGSRSTVRRELEIPFDGATNAFTFTLADAIGMRGLEAQAINVRVSERHLMLGFGMGGDRARLIGVVRDDDLGADGEASEEESRTVFRREFGVEYDESAWFTTYRLHHRLAARFREGPCFLVGDAAHIHSPVGGQGMNTGLQDAHNLACAFADVLVDGMPESRLERYEAERRPVGKTLVETTDRLFGLVTSDTGRARFVRSRVIPAIGPTAVRLIPRLVGLPRAFGFVSQTRIRYRLPDVPGATSPARDDGLLGVRLPWTGGNSDPLRSMRWQVHGYGVPERAVHRIAGELGVEAHTFDADPHGRLRRDRVYLVRRDGFIVAEVPSPGTGAALVAAQARVAGA; from the coding sequence ATGGCGCCTTCCGCTCCCGCCGATGCATCCGCCGATCTCAGCACCGACGTGCTCAGCACCGACGTGCTCATCGTCGGCGCCGGTCCGAGCGGGCTCATGCTCGCCGTCTGCCTCGCCCGGCTCGGGGTCGACGCGATCGTGGTCGACGGCAAGGCCGGCCCGACACGCGAGTCCCGCGCGCTCGTGGTGCAGGCCAGGTCGATGGAGCTCTACGACCAGTTGGGCCTCGTCGATCGCGTGCTCGCGAACCGCTCGCCCGCCACGACGTTCATCCCGGGCGCCGGACGACGCGAACTCGGCCGGATCGACCTCGCGCTGGCCGGGCGCGACGTCACGCCGTACTCCGAGATCACGGTGTTCGAGCAGTCCGCGAACGAACGCCTGCTCATCGAGGCGCTCGGCGAACTCGGCCGAGAGGTGCGGTGGCAGCACCGACTCGAGCGGCTTCTGATCGAGCCGCCCGCACCCGAGCAGGGGCGGCCCGCGGCATCCGTTCTCGCGACGCTGGCGACGCGGTCGACGGGCGCCGACGTCGGCGACGGCACGGTCACCGTTCGGGCACGCTACTGCGTGGGTGCCGACGGCTCGCGTTCGACCGTGCGACGCGAGCTCGAGATCCCGTTCGACGGGGCGACCAATGCGTTCACGTTCACGCTCGCCGACGCGATCGGCATGCGCGGGCTCGAGGCGCAGGCCATCAACGTGCGGGTGAGCGAGCGCCACCTCATGCTCGGTTTCGGCATGGGCGGCGACCGGGCACGCCTCATCGGCGTGGTGCGCGACGACGATCTCGGCGCCGACGGCGAGGCCTCCGAAGAGGAGTCGCGCACGGTCTTCCGCCGCGAGTTCGGCGTCGAGTACGACGAGTCGGCGTGGTTCACGACCTATCGGCTGCACCACCGTCTCGCCGCCCGGTTCCGCGAGGGGCCGTGCTTCCTGGTCGGCGATGCGGCGCACATCCACTCGCCCGTCGGCGGCCAGGGCATGAACACCGGCCTGCAGGATGCGCACAACCTGGCCTGCGCGTTCGCCGACGTGCTGGTCGACGGCATGCCCGAGTCGCGGCTCGAGCGCTACGAGGCCGAGCGCCGACCGGTCGGCAAGACCCTCGTCGAGACGACCGATCGCCTGTTCGGGCTCGTGACGAGCGACACGGGCCGCGCCCGATTCGTGCGGTCACGGGTCATCCCGGCGATCGGCCCGACCGCGGTGCGCCTGATTCCGCGTCTGGTCGGGCTGCCACGCGCGTTCGGGTTCGTCTCGCAGACGCGCATCCGGTATCGGCTTCCGGATGTCCCGGGCGCGACCTCACCGGCCCGCGACGACGGGCTGCTCGGCGTGCGCCTGCCCTGGACCGGCGGCAACTCCGACCCGCTCCGATCGATGCGCTGGCAGGTGCACGGATACGGCGTGCCCGAGCGCGCGGTGCACCGCATCGCGGGGGAGCTGGGCGTCGAGGCGCACACGTTCGACGCCGACCCGCACGGGCGGCTGCGGAGGGACCGCGTCTACCTCGTGCGCCGCGACGGCTTCATCGTGGCCGAGGTGCCCTCGCCCGGCACCGGCGCGGCGCTCGTCGCGGCGCAGGCTCGGGTCGCCGGAGCCTGA
- a CDS encoding MBL fold metallo-hydrolase, which translates to MLRRVAEGVWVHESEFLQSNTVVVQGREGVLLIDPGITVDELAEVASDLRELGQSVVAGFSTHPDWDHVLWHPDFGDVPRYGTARGAASIRDFLSKADWAELVAPALPPEYADDIPMDLLGLITGLPADAERIPWDGPDIRILEHRAHAAGHAALLIEDRGVLVAGDMLSDILMPFLDLDAEDPVGDYLAALRLYEGAAADVTVVIPGHGGVGDGEQLRARLALDRAYAEALRDGRSPEDPRLDPSGPLYWLVDVHEWQLERLGQKNDPVG; encoded by the coding sequence GTGCTGAGGCGGGTCGCAGAGGGCGTATGGGTTCACGAGAGTGAGTTCCTCCAGAGCAACACGGTGGTCGTGCAGGGTCGCGAGGGCGTGCTGCTCATCGATCCCGGCATCACGGTCGACGAGCTGGCCGAGGTCGCGAGCGACCTTCGCGAGCTGGGGCAGTCCGTCGTGGCGGGCTTCTCGACGCATCCCGACTGGGACCACGTGCTCTGGCACCCCGACTTCGGCGACGTTCCGCGGTACGGAACGGCCCGCGGCGCGGCCTCCATCCGGGACTTCCTGTCGAAAGCCGACTGGGCGGAGCTCGTCGCCCCCGCCCTTCCGCCCGAATACGCCGACGACATCCCGATGGACCTGCTCGGTCTGATCACCGGACTGCCCGCCGATGCGGAGCGGATCCCGTGGGACGGACCCGACATCCGGATCCTCGAGCACCGGGCGCACGCCGCAGGGCACGCCGCCCTGCTCATCGAGGACCGCGGCGTGCTCGTCGCCGGCGACATGCTCTCCGACATCCTGATGCCGTTCCTGGATCTCGACGCCGAGGATCCCGTCGGGGACTACCTGGCCGCTCTGCGGCTGTACGAGGGCGCGGCCGCCGACGTCACCGTCGTCATTCCCGGCCACGGCGGTGTCGGCGACGGCGAGCAGTTGCGGGCGCGACTCGCGCTGGATCGCGCATACGCGGAGGCGCTGAGAGACGGCCGCAGCCCCGAAGACCCGCGACTCGACCCATCCGGGCCGTTGTACTGGCTGGTCGACGTGCACGAATGGCAGCTCGAGCGGCTCGGGCAGAAGAACGACCCCGTCGGCTGA
- a CDS encoding AraC family transcriptional regulator, with product MIAELNRLVEYVEQHLAEEIDIAGLASRLGTTEYHLRRMFSSLAGMPLSEYVRRRRMAVAAADVLGDGDLLGIAVRYGYGSTEAFNRAFRSVHGAGPGDVRRDGGPLRTQPHLRFRLTVEGNTPMDTRIADRPAFRLVGHSTRVPLIHEGANPHIQAYIASLPATEHARLKELSDTEPAGLLQVSADVDPDYAEGSELTYLHGVAVTEATPVPDGLDAIEVPAGTWAVFRTEGPYPAALQATWAATATDWFPSNPWRLRSGPSIVAVLDRAADLSTATCELWMPVERA from the coding sequence GTGATCGCGGAGCTCAACCGTCTCGTCGAGTACGTCGAGCAGCACCTCGCCGAGGAGATCGACATCGCGGGCCTCGCGAGCCGTCTCGGCACGACGGAGTACCACCTGCGCCGGATGTTCTCGTCGCTCGCGGGGATGCCGTTGTCGGAGTACGTGCGGCGCCGCCGCATGGCCGTCGCCGCGGCCGACGTGCTCGGCGACGGCGACCTGCTCGGCATCGCGGTTCGGTACGGCTACGGCTCGACCGAGGCGTTCAACCGGGCGTTCCGGTCGGTGCACGGCGCCGGTCCGGGTGATGTGCGCCGCGATGGCGGCCCCCTTCGCACGCAACCGCACCTCAGGTTCCGCCTGACCGTCGAAGGGAACACCCCCATGGACACCCGCATCGCAGACCGACCGGCATTTCGGCTCGTCGGTCACTCGACCAGAGTGCCCCTCATCCACGAGGGCGCGAATCCGCACATCCAGGCGTACATCGCCTCGCTGCCCGCGACCGAGCACGCTCGCCTGAAGGAGTTGAGCGACACCGAGCCCGCCGGCCTCCTGCAGGTCAGCGCCGACGTCGACCCCGACTACGCCGAGGGCAGTGAGCTGACCTACCTCCACGGTGTCGCGGTCACGGAAGCGACGCCCGTGCCCGATGGCCTCGATGCGATCGAGGTTCCGGCGGGCACCTGGGCGGTCTTCCGCACGGAGGGCCCCTATCCCGCGGCCCTGCAGGCGACCTGGGCCGCGACCGCGACGGACTGGTTCCCGTCCAACCCCTGGCGCCTCCGGTCTGGTCCGTCGATCGTCGCGGTGCTCGACCGTGCCGCCGACCTCAGCACGGCCACCTGCGAGCTGTGGATGCCCGTGGAGCGCGCCTAG
- a CDS encoding EamA family transporter, whose amino-acid sequence MPHENDSTAMTDAALSRRRITGAATQVGTEVSINFGSSLAGLVIPIVGSFVVVAVRQLVMLVVVLPVYRPKRAELTWARLWPALALGVVLAVMNVSFYEAVHLIGLGTAATIEFLGPLAIALATSRRWLDAVCAVAGGLGVVLLIAPGTSDAAAIDPWGVALALTSAATWAMYILLTRRVAVGLPGLEGVTVASIVSLLLLLPFAVVTFDASAFDWTVVLLLLGVGVLSSALPYSLDTFILRRIPPRLYSIITSFGPVIAAIFGWLVLSETFTLVEVLAIAIVCGAAGTAIATQRDRPKSDLEQTAEGLV is encoded by the coding sequence GTGCCTCACGAGAACGACTCCACCGCGATGACGGATGCCGCGCTCAGCCGCCGCCGCATCACCGGCGCCGCGACGCAGGTCGGCACGGAGGTCTCGATCAACTTCGGATCGTCGCTCGCGGGCCTCGTCATTCCGATCGTCGGCTCGTTCGTCGTGGTCGCGGTGCGGCAGCTCGTGATGCTCGTCGTGGTGCTGCCGGTCTACCGACCGAAGCGCGCGGAGCTCACCTGGGCGCGGCTCTGGCCGGCGCTCGCCCTCGGCGTCGTGCTCGCCGTCATGAACGTCTCGTTCTACGAGGCGGTGCACCTGATCGGCCTCGGCACCGCGGCGACGATCGAGTTCCTCGGGCCACTGGCCATCGCGCTCGCGACGTCGCGCCGATGGCTCGATGCGGTCTGCGCGGTCGCGGGCGGCCTCGGCGTCGTGCTGCTCATCGCCCCCGGCACCTCGGATGCCGCGGCCATCGACCCGTGGGGTGTGGCGCTCGCCCTGACCTCCGCCGCGACCTGGGCGATGTACATCCTGCTCACGCGCCGCGTGGCGGTCGGACTGCCCGGACTCGAGGGCGTCACCGTCGCGAGCATCGTGAGCCTGCTGCTGCTCCTGCCCTTCGCCGTCGTCACCTTCGACGCGAGCGCGTTCGACTGGACCGTCGTGCTCCTGCTGCTCGGCGTGGGCGTGCTCTCGTCGGCGCTGCCGTACAGCCTCGACACGTTCATCCTGCGGCGAATTCCTCCACGCCTGTACTCGATCATCACGAGTTTCGGGCCGGTCATCGCGGCGATCTTCGGCTGGCTCGTGCTCTCCGAGACGTTCACGCTCGTCGAGGTGCTCGCGATCGCGATCGTCTGCGGCGCCGCGGGAACGGCCATCGCGACCCAGCGCGACCGCCCGAAGTCCGACCTCGAGCAGACCGCCGAGGGCCTGGTCTGA
- a CDS encoding GIY-YIG nuclease family protein gives MDRADAAGPTCGLLDASGAACTAPVAAAAMRLCARHLLEAYELVAAEVGVTDLAPSACPACGCRVGVHYPSGWLCADCEWRLGEAPDGELQPVRVEVVYYVRYRDQVKIGTSANPRQRLASIPHDEVLAFEPGGRRLEQRRHAQFADHRFAGTEWFAAHDALAEHIAALALGVDDPWAAYDRWVSRRHAVRG, from the coding sequence ATGGACCGAGCGGATGCCGCCGGCCCGACGTGCGGGCTCCTCGACGCGTCGGGCGCGGCCTGCACAGCGCCCGTCGCGGCAGCCGCAATGCGCCTCTGTGCGCGGCACCTGCTCGAGGCGTACGAGCTGGTCGCCGCCGAGGTCGGCGTCACCGATCTCGCGCCGTCTGCGTGCCCGGCCTGCGGATGCCGCGTCGGCGTGCACTACCCGTCGGGCTGGCTCTGCGCCGACTGCGAATGGCGGCTGGGCGAGGCGCCCGACGGCGAGCTGCAGCCCGTGCGGGTCGAGGTCGTCTACTACGTGCGGTACCGCGATCAGGTCAAGATCGGCACGTCGGCGAACCCGCGGCAGCGGCTCGCGAGCATCCCGCACGACGAGGTGCTCGCGTTCGAGCCCGGCGGCCGGCGACTCGAGCAGCGCCGGCACGCGCAGTTCGCCGACCACCGGTTCGCGGGCACCGAGTGGTTCGCGGCGCACGACGCCCTCGCCGAGCACATCGCCGCACTCGCACTCGGCGTCGACGACCCGTGGGCGGCGTACGACCGCTGGGTCAGCCGCCGGCACGCGGTGCGCGGCTGA
- a CDS encoding dihydrofolate reductase family protein, producing MSIDDGLVVATLTISLDGFVAGPNQTLENPLGEGAERLHAWMFDDPDSSQSVIDTILGVAAVIQGRNMFGPIRGEWPDDSWRGWWGEDPPYHSPVFVLTHYPREPLEMDGGTTFHFVTGGVEEAFERARAAAGPGGHISIAGGASTVRQAINAGLLDRLVLSVAPITLGAGERLFDGVTVGGPDGIVLKPIDVLATPLATHITYDVAR from the coding sequence ATGAGCATCGACGACGGCCTGGTGGTCGCAACCCTGACCATCTCACTCGACGGCTTCGTGGCCGGGCCGAATCAGACGCTCGAGAATCCGCTCGGCGAGGGCGCCGAGAGACTCCACGCCTGGATGTTCGACGACCCCGACTCGAGCCAGTCGGTCATCGACACGATCCTGGGCGTGGCCGCCGTCATCCAGGGGCGCAACATGTTCGGGCCGATCAGGGGCGAGTGGCCGGATGACTCGTGGCGCGGCTGGTGGGGAGAGGACCCGCCCTACCACTCGCCCGTGTTCGTGCTCACGCACTACCCGCGCGAACCGCTCGAGATGGACGGCGGCACGACGTTCCACTTCGTCACGGGCGGCGTCGAGGAGGCGTTCGAGCGCGCACGTGCGGCCGCAGGCCCGGGCGGGCACATCTCGATCGCGGGCGGGGCGAGCACGGTGCGGCAGGCCATCAACGCCGGACTGCTCGACCGCCTCGTGCTGAGCGTCGCACCCATCACGCTCGGCGCCGGGGAGCGCCTGTTCGACGGGGTGACGGTCGGCGGGCCTGACGGCATCGTGCTGAAGCCGATCGACGTGCTCGCGACGCCGCTCGCGACGCACATCACGTACGACGTCGCCCGCTGA